One Pseudonocardia sediminis DNA window includes the following coding sequences:
- a CDS encoding MFS transporter, with product MLRSFGMLSAPSRLLVVNQFGINLGFYLVLPFLATYMGSLGYAAATIGLVLALRNLSQQGLFLVGGSAADRIGCRPMIILGCALRIAAFGLFTLVDSLTGLIVAAVLTGLAGAFFNPAVRAYLMHEAGDRRAEVFSVFNVFAHAGALVGPLLGAALLAVDFRLVAGVACIVFTLLTVAQLFVLPARAIEPQDRGVLGSWGEVVTNRRFLVFALGGAGYFALYNQLYLVLPVEAQRVSGVAGAVSAVFVVSTVVGIVGQVRITAWCRARWSAGRSMAVGLVVMGAGFVPLGIAAPFLATAPPGQWTVSGVLAAVPVLFGTVVFTVGMAMTNPFSMALLPVVGSESLAGTYYGFYYLVSAAVVALTNTGIGELLDHGTDSTRWLPFAVLLAVGAAGGAVIAVMQRRGLLEPRTSTSA from the coding sequence ATGCTGCGCTCGTTCGGCATGCTCTCGGCACCGAGCCGGCTGCTGGTCGTCAACCAGTTCGGCATCAACCTGGGCTTCTACCTGGTGCTGCCGTTCCTGGCCACTTACATGGGGAGCCTCGGCTACGCGGCCGCGACGATTGGGCTGGTGCTGGCACTGCGCAACCTGAGCCAGCAGGGCCTGTTCCTGGTCGGCGGCTCGGCCGCGGACCGGATCGGCTGCCGCCCGATGATCATTCTCGGGTGCGCGCTGCGGATCGCCGCGTTCGGGCTGTTCACCCTCGTCGACTCGCTGACCGGCCTGATCGTCGCGGCCGTGCTGACCGGTCTGGCCGGGGCGTTCTTCAACCCCGCCGTGCGGGCCTACCTGATGCACGAGGCCGGGGACCGTCGCGCCGAGGTGTTCTCGGTGTTCAACGTGTTCGCCCACGCCGGCGCGCTGGTCGGGCCGTTGCTCGGTGCGGCGCTGCTGGCCGTGGACTTCCGGCTCGTCGCCGGCGTCGCCTGCATCGTGTTCACGCTGCTGACCGTGGCCCAGCTGTTCGTGCTGCCCGCGCGGGCGATCGAGCCGCAGGACCGCGGAGTGCTGGGCAGCTGGGGTGAGGTCGTCACGAACCGGCGGTTCCTGGTGTTCGCCCTCGGCGGTGCCGGGTACTTCGCGCTCTACAACCAGCTCTACCTGGTGCTGCCGGTCGAGGCGCAGCGGGTGTCCGGCGTCGCGGGCGCGGTGAGCGCGGTGTTCGTGGTGTCGACCGTCGTCGGCATCGTCGGCCAGGTCCGGATCACCGCCTGGTGCCGGGCACGCTGGAGTGCCGGGCGGTCGATGGCGGTCGGCCTGGTCGTGATGGGTGCGGGCTTCGTCCCGCTCGGCATCGCCGCCCCGTTCCTGGCCACCGCCCCGCCCGGGCAGTGGACCGTGTCCGGGGTGCTGGCCGCGGTACCGGTGCTGTTCGGGACGGTCGTGTTCACCGTGGGGATGGCGATGACCAACCCGTTCTCGATGGCGCTGCTGCCGGTCGTGGGCAGCGAGTCGCTGGCCGGCACCTACTACGGCTTCTACTACCTGGTCTCGGCCGCCGTCGTGGCCCTGACCAACACCGGGATCGGTGAGCTGCTCGACCACGGCACCGACAGCACCCGTTGGCTCCCGTTCGCCGTGCTGCTGGCCGTCGGTGCGGCCGGCGGCGCCGTGATCGCCGTGATGCAACGGCGGGGGCTGCTCGAACCCCGCACATCCACCAGCGCCTGA
- a CDS encoding ABC transporter substrate-binding protein: protein MRPTGRPGPALSRRTVLGGVLAAAAAVPLAACSGGAGGGGGERLRVAFAGGGSTENLDPHLVPQFVDQARAKACFDTLTGWSQEMTATPRLAESYEPDATGTRWRIRLRDTRFHDGRPLTGADVLHTFRRIVDPATTATAASLFKGVDFAASRTVSDRELEIVLSAPNFLFPLSWGAPGTEIVPQGTTEFSRPVGTGPFRFVSFTPGGPALYAAHDGYFDGAPASRELEFLPIDEENARLGALLSGQVAYAHDLRPASARQLEGNSAARVLSAPESTSQFLNLRVDRPPFSDPRLREAVRLGIDREALVRVVLLGSGQVGDDLFGPGLQYYPADVPRVARDVDRARALVAQAGATGTRVELQTSSTDPNFSPAATLIAAQLGEIGLAAAPRVLDSKTYFSEIRRSGVAAFSRTGTLPIPDYIGRRRLTTSTSNDYTGYRNPEVDRLYAAATAARDEQARTAALVRAQQLVRADSGNLVWGTSNWNVGIAAELSGVENARPNSHAWARFDKARLG, encoded by the coding sequence ATGCGACCCACCGGCAGGCCGGGACCCGCACTGTCCCGCCGCACCGTCCTGGGCGGTGTGCTCGCCGCCGCGGCCGCGGTACCCCTCGCGGCCTGTTCCGGCGGCGCCGGCGGGGGCGGCGGCGAACGGCTGCGGGTGGCCTTTGCCGGCGGCGGGTCGACGGAGAACCTGGACCCGCACCTGGTGCCCCAGTTCGTCGACCAGGCGCGGGCCAAGGCGTGCTTCGACACGCTCACCGGCTGGTCGCAGGAGATGACCGCAACGCCGCGGCTGGCCGAGTCCTACGAGCCCGACGCCACCGGCACCCGCTGGCGGATCCGGCTGCGCGACACACGCTTCCACGACGGACGTCCGCTCACCGGCGCGGACGTGCTCCACACGTTCCGCCGGATCGTCGACCCGGCCACCACCGCGACCGCCGCGTCACTGTTCAAGGGCGTCGACTTCGCCGCGAGCCGGACGGTGTCGGACCGGGAGCTGGAGATCGTGCTCTCGGCGCCGAACTTCCTGTTCCCGCTGTCCTGGGGCGCTCCCGGCACCGAGATCGTGCCGCAGGGCACCACGGAGTTCTCCCGGCCGGTGGGCACCGGGCCGTTCCGCTTCGTCTCCTTCACCCCCGGCGGCCCGGCGCTCTACGCCGCCCACGACGGGTACTTCGACGGCGCTCCGGCGAGCCGCGAGCTGGAGTTCCTGCCGATCGACGAGGAGAACGCCCGCCTGGGCGCGCTGCTGTCCGGCCAGGTCGCCTACGCCCACGACCTGCGCCCGGCCAGCGCCCGCCAGCTCGAGGGCAACTCCGCCGCGCGGGTGCTGTCCGCGCCGGAGTCGACCAGCCAGTTCCTGAACCTGCGGGTCGACCGGCCGCCGTTCTCCGACCCCCGCCTGCGGGAGGCCGTCCGCCTGGGGATCGACCGGGAGGCGCTGGTCCGGGTCGTGCTGCTCGGGTCGGGCCAGGTCGGCGACGACCTGTTCGGCCCGGGCCTGCAGTACTACCCCGCCGACGTCCCCCGGGTCGCCCGTGACGTCGACCGCGCCCGCGCCCTCGTCGCGCAGGCGGGTGCCACCGGCACCCGGGTCGAGCTGCAGACCAGCAGCACCGACCCGAACTTCTCCCCCGCGGCCACGCTCATCGCCGCGCAGCTCGGCGAGATCGGGCTGGCGGCGGCACCGCGGGTGCTGGACTCGAAGACCTACTTCTCCGAGATCCGGCGCAGCGGCGTCGCCGCGTTCAGCCGCACCGGCACGCTGCCGATCCCGGACTACATCGGGCGCCGCCGGCTGACCACGTCGACGAGCAACGACTACACCGGCTACCGGAACCCGGAGGTGGACCGCCTCTACGCCGCGGCGACCGCCGCCCGGGACGAGCAGGCCCGCACCGCCGCGCTCGTCCGGGCCCAGCAGCTGGTCCGCGCCGACTCCGGCAACCTCGTCTGGGGCACGAGCAACTGGAACGTCGGCATCGCCGCGGAGCTCTCCGGCGTCGAGAACGCCCGTCCGAACAGCCATGCCTGGGCGCGGTTCGACAAGGCACGCCTCGGGTGA
- a CDS encoding ABC transporter permease — MTGLPVIATAAPDRRPGSARLLARRVAVALAQFAAVSVIVFALTTLLPGDTADVVLGPDATDDQVTVLRTELGLDRPATERFLDWAGGLLTGDLGRSLVTGQPVAGELAARLGGTVLLGGLALALLVPAAVALGVIAGRRPGSGTDRALTGTVSALQAVPEFALGLVLVALFSLQLGWLPATAGGGSLLSPGVLVLPVLVLAANQLGRLARQIRLGVVETDRAPHVTHLRRLGLPERVVLLRHVLPGGALPSLQQLARIVDGLLGGVVVVEALFALPGVGAGFVDAVQARDLPLVQGYALLFAATTILVNLVLDVVSARLVPVREDAP, encoded by the coding sequence GTGACCGGCCTCCCGGTCATTGCGACCGCCGCGCCGGACCGTCGCCCCGGGTCCGCCCGTCTCCTCGCCCGCCGGGTGGCGGTGGCCCTGGCCCAGTTCGCCGCCGTCTCGGTGATCGTGTTCGCGCTGACGACGCTGCTGCCCGGCGACACCGCCGACGTCGTGCTCGGACCGGATGCGACCGACGACCAGGTCACCGTGCTGCGGACCGAGCTGGGCCTGGACCGCCCGGCGACCGAGCGGTTCCTCGACTGGGCCGGCGGGCTCCTGACCGGCGACCTGGGACGGTCGCTGGTCACCGGGCAGCCGGTCGCCGGGGAGCTGGCCGCACGACTGGGCGGCACCGTGCTGCTGGGCGGGCTCGCGCTCGCCCTGCTGGTCCCGGCGGCCGTGGCGCTCGGCGTGATCGCCGGACGGCGGCCCGGTTCGGGCACCGACCGCGCGCTGACCGGGACCGTCTCCGCGCTGCAGGCCGTGCCGGAGTTCGCGCTCGGCCTGGTGCTGGTCGCGCTGTTCTCGTTGCAGCTGGGCTGGCTGCCGGCCACGGCGGGCGGCGGGAGCCTGCTGAGCCCGGGCGTCCTGGTGCTGCCGGTGCTCGTCCTGGCCGCGAACCAGCTCGGGCGCCTCGCCCGCCAGATCCGCCTCGGCGTCGTCGAGACCGACCGAGCCCCGCACGTGACGCACCTGCGCCGCCTCGGCCTGCCCGAGCGGGTGGTGCTGCTGCGCCACGTCCTGCCCGGCGGCGCGCTGCCGTCACTGCAGCAGCTGGCCCGGATCGTCGACGGACTGCTCGGCGGGGTGGTCGTGGTGGAGGCCCTGTTCGCGCTGCCCGGGGTCGGGGCGGGCTTCGTCGACGCCGTCCAGGCCCGCGACCTGCCGCTGGTGCAGGGCTACGCACTGCTCTTCGCCGCGACGACGATCCTGGTGAACCTCGTCCTCGACGTCGTCTCGGCCCGCCTGGTCCCGGTGCGGGAGGACGCCCCGTGA
- a CDS encoding ABC transporter permease subunit, translated as MTTAVAPSRASTVVLVVAVVLTGVPLLAALAGPALVAVLGIAAPPGASALLPPGDGGMLGTDALGRDVLALALTGGTSVVLLTAGALAVAYAVGTPLGLALAATTRRRAAAAVLRVLDVLLVLPSLLILLVLAATDRRGVVWLLLAAAVVQLPAVVRLVRSAASAPARRVALETMTMNGEPWWRVHLLETARFVTGPVLVDAGTRFVLVLTLLAGANFLGIGLGPDSSDWAVVIEQNTSSLFLAPATLLVPAGLLVSLAAGVNLLVDQLCDRTGATA; from the coding sequence GTGACCACGGCTGTCGCTCCGTCCCGCGCGTCCACCGTCGTCCTGGTGGTCGCCGTGGTGCTGACCGGTGTGCCGCTGCTCGCGGCGCTGGCCGGGCCGGCGCTGGTCGCCGTGCTCGGCATCGCCGCCCCGCCGGGCGCCTCCGCGCTGCTGCCCCCCGGCGACGGCGGCATGCTCGGCACCGACGCGCTGGGCCGCGACGTGCTCGCGCTCGCGCTGACCGGAGGCACCTCCGTCGTGCTGCTCACCGCCGGCGCGCTCGCCGTCGCCTACGCCGTGGGGACGCCGCTGGGGCTCGCGCTCGCCGCGACCACCCGCCGTCGCGCGGCCGCGGCCGTGCTGCGGGTGCTCGACGTGCTGCTGGTGCTGCCGTCACTGCTGATCCTGCTCGTGCTCGCGGCCACCGACCGTCGCGGCGTGGTGTGGCTGCTGCTCGCGGCCGCGGTCGTGCAGCTGCCGGCCGTCGTACGGCTGGTGCGCAGCGCGGCGTCCGCGCCGGCCCGCCGGGTCGCGCTGGAGACGATGACGATGAACGGCGAGCCGTGGTGGCGGGTCCACCTGCTGGAGACGGCCCGGTTCGTCACCGGACCGGTGCTGGTCGACGCCGGGACCCGGTTCGTGCTGGTCCTGACGCTCCTGGCGGGGGCGAACTTCCTCGGCATCGGGCTCGGGCCGGACTCCTCGGACTGGGCGGTGGTGATCGAGCAGAACACGTCGTCGCTGTTCCTCGCCCCGGCGACGCTGCTGGTCCCGGCGGGGCTGCTCGTCTCGCTCGCGGCCGGGGTCAACCTGCTCGTGGACCAGCTCTGCGACCGTACGGGGGCGACGGCGTGA